From the genome of Poecile atricapillus isolate bPoeAtr1 chromosome 23, bPoeAtr1.hap1, whole genome shotgun sequence, one region includes:
- the UBE2T gene encoding ubiquitin-conjugating enzyme E2 T → MQRASRLTRELSLLATEPPPGITCWQNGQVNNLQAQILGGVDTPYEKGIFNLEIIVPERYPFEPPKIRFLTPIYHPNIDSAGRICLDVLKLPPKGAWRPSLNISTLLTSIQLLMAEPNPDDPLMADISSEYKYNRQLFLLNAREWTKKYAGQSRASKPLEEKVIQSETSTSNELAMQKRKGVNISRKEKKSRPDS, encoded by the exons ATGCAGAGAGCATCACGGCTGACAAGGGAGCTCTCACTCCTGGCTACGGAGCCACCCCCGGGTATCACCTGCTGGCAGAACGGGCAGGTCAATAACCTGCAGGCAC AAATTCTAGGAGGTGTGGACACACCATATGAAAAAGGAATATTCAACCTGGAAATCATAGTTCCTGAAAG GTACCCGTTTGAGCCACCAAAGATTCGCTTCCTGACCCCCATCTACCATCCTAACATTGACTCTGCTGGAAGGATTTGCCTGGATGTTCTTAAGTTACCCCCGAAG GGTGCATGGAGGCCTTCCCTGAACATTTCCACCCTGCTGACCTCCATCCAGCTGCTGATGGCAGAGCCTAACCCTGATGACCCTCTCATGGCTGATATT TCCTCAGAGTACAAGTACAACAGGCAGCTATTCCTGCTCAATGCCAGGGAATGGACCAAGAAATACGCAGGGCAGTCAAGG GCTTCCAAGCCTTTGGAAGAGAAAGTCATCCAAAGTGAAACAAGCACCAGCAATGAATTGGCCATGCAGAAGAGAAAAGGGGTTAACATCAGtaggaaggagaagaaatccCGCCCAGATTCCTGA
- the ADIPOR1 gene encoding adiponectin receptor protein 1 translates to MASRKAPAGAGSGLAAAGRERERERAHLELAELGPLLEEKGDQGATGAATAEDPPGPAAREEEEEEEVVRVLTLPLQAHHAMEKMEEFVYKVWEGRWRVIPYDVLPDWLKDNDYLLHGHRPPMPSFRACFRSIFRIHTETGNIWTHLLGFVLFLCLGILTMLRPNMYFMAPLQEKVVFGMFFLGAVLCLSFSWLFHTVYCHSEKVSRTFSKLDYSGIALLIMGSFVPWLYYSFYCSPQPRLIYLSIVCVLGISAIIVAQWDRFATPKHRQTRAGVFLGLGLSGVVPTMHFTIAEGFVKATTVGQMGWFFLMAVMYITGAGLYAARIPERFFPGKFDIWFQSHQIFHVLVVAAAFVHFYGVSNLQEFRYGLEGGCTDDSLL, encoded by the exons ATGGCGTCCCGCAAGGCCCCCGCCGGGGCGGGCAGCGGGCTGGCGGCCGCCGgccgggagcgggagcgggaaCGGGCGCACCTGGAGCTCGCCGAGCTGGGGCCGCTcctggaggagaagggggaCCAAGGAGCCACCGGCGCCGCCACC GCTGAGGATCCACCAGGCCCGGCAGCccgtgaggaggaggaggaggaggaggtggtgcGGGTGCTGACCCTGCCCCTGCAGGCTCACCATGCCATGGAGAAGATGGAGGAGTTCGTGTACAAG GTGTGGGAAGGACGCTGGCGCGTGATCCCGTACGACGTCCTGCCCGACTGGCTCAAGGACAATGATTACCTCCTGCACGGACACCGGCCCCCCATGCCCTCCTTCCGTGCCTGCTTCCGGAGCATCTTCCGGATACACACTGAGACAGGCAACATCTGGACACACCTGCTGG GGTTTGTTCTGTTCCTCTGCCTGGGGATCCTGACCATGCTGCGGCCCAACATGTATTTTATGGCTCCTCTCCAAGAGAAGGTGGTGTTTGGGATGTTCTTCCTGGGAGCAGTGCTGTGCCTCAGCTTCTCCTGGCTTTTCCACACTGTCTACTGTCACTCAGAGAAGGTCTCACGGACTTTTTCAAA GTTGGATTATTCAGGAATTGCACTGCTGATCATGGGGAGCTTCGTCCCGTGGCTCTACTACTCATTCTACTGCTCTCCACAGCCAAGACTCATCTACCTCTCCATCGTCTGTGTCTTGGGTATCTCTGCCATCATTGTGGCACAGTGGGACCGATTTGCCACTCCCAAGCACAGGCAGACCAGAGCAG GCgtgttcctggggctgggactgaGCGGGGTTGTGCCCACCATGCACTTCACCATTGCTGAAGGCTTTGTGAAGGCCACCACGGTGGGGCAGATGGGCTGGTTCTTCCTCATGGCTGTGATGTACATCACGGGCGCTGGGCTCTATGCTGCCCGCATCCCTGAGCGCTTCTTCCCGGGCAAGTTCGACATCTGG TTCCAGTCTCATCAGATCTTCCATGTGCTGGTAGTGGCTGCAGCCTTTGTCCACTTCTATGGGGTGTCCAACCTGCAGGAATTCCGCTACGGCCTGGAAGGAGGGTGCACAGACGACTCTCTCCTCTGA
- the TIMM17A gene encoding mitochondrial import inner membrane translocase subunit Tim17-A, whose product MEEYAREPCPWRIVDDCGGAFTMGAIGGGIFQAIKGFRNSPVGVNHRLRGSLTAIKTRAPQLGGSFAVWGGLFSMIDCSMVRMRGKEDPWNSITSGALTGAILAARNGPVAMVGSAAMGGILLALIEGAGILLTRFASTQFPNGPQLSEDPSQLQPPPFSDYRQYQ is encoded by the exons ATGGAGGAGTACGCTCGTGAGCCCTG tccCTGGAGGATAGTGGATGATTGTGGAGGGGCCTTCACCATGGGGGCCATAGGAGGGGGCATTTTCCAGGCTATCAAAGGCTTCCGAAATTCCCCAGTG GGTGTAAACCACCGGCTGCGGGGCAGTTTGACAGCCATTAAAACCAGAGCTCCACAACTGGGAG GGAGCTTTGCTGTCTGGGGAGGTCTCTTCTCCATGATTGACTGCAGTATGGTCAGAATGAGAGGGAAGGAAGATCCTTGGAATTCCATCACGAGCGGAGCCCTGACTGGAGCCATTTTAGCTGCAAGAA atGGCCCCGTTGCCATGGTCGGATCTGCCGCAATGGGAGGAATTCTCCTGGCCCTGATTGAAGGAGCTGGAATTCTGCTGACAAGATTTGCCTCCACACAGTTCCCAAACG GCCCACAGTTGTCAGAGGAtccttcccagctgcagccgCCCCCGTTTAGTGACTACCGACAGTACCAGTGA
- the LOC131587563 gene encoding CD151 antigen-like, whose product MGVLSCMKYLMFIFNVLVFAGGTCLTGMGVWVATDPAGFQDIVAARAVLSAGAWLLLAVGIALSLLGFLGCCGALRRSRPLLLLFFILVSLVFLAQLVGAILFLVHWKQVLTPSPASAAFLCHTMAMAQSPPGDQGWSRDTLPLTSVTSTTHTSKQVGGIQWVPNSPQQELLLSRVGEEHSQPWHQFHRCSPSTSCPSYRRTTVGMRVLRSSPQPGTPSWSR is encoded by the exons ATGGGTGTCTTGAGCTGCATGAAGTACCTGATGTTCATCTTCAATGTGCTGGTGTTT GCTGGGGGGACATGCCTGACAGGCATGGGAGTGTGGGTGGCCACGGACCCGGCTGGTTTCCAGGACATCGTGGCTGCCAGGGCCGTGCTGAGCGCGGGTgcgtggctgctgctggccgTGGGCATTGCCCTGTCCCTGCTCGGCTTCCTGGGCTGCTGCGGGGCCCTGCGCCGGAGCCGCCCgctcctgctgctg TTCTTCATCCTTGTCAGCCTCGTCTTCCTCGCACAGCTTGTTGGGGCCATTCTCTTCCTGGTGCACTGGAAACAGGTACTCACACCATCCCCAGCGTCAGCAGCCTTCCTCTGCCACACCATGGCCATGGCTCAGAGCCCACCGGGCGACCAGGGCTGGTCTAGGGACACCCTTCCCCTCACTTCTGTCACCAGCACAACACACACCTCAAAGCAGGTGGGGGGGATCCAGTGGGTGCCCAACTCccctcagcaggagctgctgctgagcagggtgggagaggaacattcccagccctggcatCAATTCCACAGGTGCAGCCCGAGCACTTCCTGTCCGAGCTACAGAAGAACTACGGTGGGGATGAGAGTGCTGAGGTCTTCTCCACAGCCTGGAACACCCTCATGGTCACGGTGA